Sequence from the Romeriopsis navalis LEGE 11480 genome:
TCAGCACTTGCCACTGCAACAAAACATATTCCGCCCAGGGTTCACTAAATAGTTGCAGCGTATAGTGCACGGGATAATGCATCACCGCACGGTACTGTATCCAATGACGAATCCGCGGCAAGGCATAGGTCATGGCATCGCCATTATTCGGCGCCGACTGCCACGCAATCACCAATGTCACAGCCGCAATCGTGATGATCGCACAAGCGAGCAACTTCTGAGTGTCATCGATGATCACCCGCCCCGACTGGGAAAATAGCGATCGTCGCACGCGCGCCCAGCGAGTGATCAACCAGCCACCCAGTCCCAAGTTAATCAATAACCAAACCGTGACCAGGCTGCTGTACTGAATCTGATGCACCAAACTCAGGAGTTCTGTAACCGCAGTGATCAATAGCCCCCAGGCCACCATGCTAGTTATCCAGGCATAGCGCCAATCGCCCAAGGCGATCGCAGCGGCAGGCCCAATTGATGGCTTAAACAACGATCGTTGTCGCACCCGAAACAGCATCAGGAGGAGCAGCAGCGCGAGACCAGGAAGCAAAACAGCCATACAGGTGGGGCAGAAACATTACCCACTCAATATACCCACAGCACAAAAAAGCCCCCAAATCTGGAGGCTGACTTCAATCCAAAGCGACAGCGGCACCGATGCCACACCGACAATCAGGTCAGTTGGACCAACTATTCCTTACGGAGACGGCGGAGTTCATCTTGCAAGGCCTGAACTTGCTGGCGCATTGTATCGATATCAATATCGTCACTCGCACCCACGGGCTTGGGATCGATTCGCACGGCATTATCCGTTGATGGTTTTTCCGGACCAGCCGGGGCGGCAGCGGGTTCATCCGTTTCATCGGTAATTTTGATGGGCCGGGGCGGCGCTTGCTCGTCCGTTGCCGCAGTTGATGAGTTGCCTGGCTGCTGAGCTTTACGGACAGTATCATCAACAAATTTCTTGGCTTCGTCCGCCGTCATTTCACCGCGCTCCACCATTTCGTCCGCCATTTTTTGCATCTGATCGCGCAACTCGCCGAGGCGATCGCCCGCTTTTTCTCCGGCATAGGAAGCAACGCCAATACCGAGATAAACCGCTTTTTGCACCAGATCGCCGAGACCCATAGCCGTTTTTCCTTTACTGCTGATAGTTCCAGGATAAAGACAAATTGAGTGAGCGGGTAGTCCGGGTTAACGAACCCAGCAAGATCGCCGAGGTTCGGCTACTACGCTGACGCACGATCCGCCATCTTTGCAGGCCACTGTATCCGAGGCATTGCCCCGGAATTTGCCACCACCGGTTTGACAACTACCATAAAATAGAAAAAAGCCCCCTAGGATAAAGACAGCCAATTGTGACCAGCGCTACTCCCCTCTCCTCCACCGAAACCGTTACGCTCCAACCCAGCTACAACATTCCGATCGGACTCGTGACGATCGCCATTGGGCTGACCTTTGTGAAATGGTGGATTGGTCTACCAGTCGGTCTATTCGGTTTATTTTTGCTGATTCAGACAGTGCTGCTAAAGCTGACCTTCACACCAACCGCCCTGGATATTTATCGGGGTGAAACCTTAATTCGCCAATTTCCTTTTGCCGAGTGGCAAAATTGGGAAATCTTCTGGGGGCCCATCCCCATCCTGTTCTACTTCCGTGAAGTCAAAAGCATTCACTTCCTGCCGATCATTTTTGATCCGACGATGCTCCGCATCTGTCTCGAACAGCGCGGGACCAAAATGACGCTCCCAGAATCTGACAGTTGAAAAATCCTGGCCGATCGACTGAGATTGGCCATGCCGCCGTTCGCCAGAACTTGTAAACTGTAGGCTGTCATCGGCTCCGGCCCGGAGCCACTGTTTGATCGAAGTTTGTTGGACGGGAACGACCA
This genomic interval carries:
- a CDS encoding phasin family protein, whose translation is MGLGDLVQKAVYLGIGVASYAGEKAGDRLGELRDQMQKMADEMVERGEMTADEAKKFVDDTVRKAQQPGNSSTAATDEQAPPRPIKITDETDEPAAAPAGPEKPSTDNAVRIDPKPVGASDDIDIDTMRQQVQALQDELRRLRKE
- a CDS encoding DUF3119 family protein: MTSATPLSSTETVTLQPSYNIPIGLVTIAIGLTFVKWWIGLPVGLFGLFLLIQTVLLKLTFTPTALDIYRGETLIRQFPFAEWQNWEIFWGPIPILFYFREVKSIHFLPIIFDPTMLRICLEQRGTKMTLPESDS